From a single Sebastes umbrosus isolate fSebUmb1 chromosome 17, fSebUmb1.pri, whole genome shotgun sequence genomic region:
- the LOC119476237 gene encoding protein LBH-like, which yields MEENQSPRRGSKAYQIFPETNTNDESDTMPEGFLYRRERLPSIVVEPTDQESGLLPPRCLLGNSVEEEQEEDSSADHTDNSVDGKQQEGVGTEDGSVVRKSSIGPSPSLLALSRLTPPASPTPPEAAPPCLRS from the exons ATGGAGGAGAATCAAAGTCCGAGAAGAGGGAGCAAAGCCTACCAG ATCTTCCCTGAAACCAACACGAATGACGAGTCAGATACAATGCCTGAAGGCTTTCTTTACAGGAGGGAGCGTCTTCCCTCTATAGTCGTGGAGCCCACAGATCAGGAGAGCGGCCTCTTGCCTCCCCGATGCCTGCTGGGCAACAGTgtggaggaagagcaggaggaggacagcAGTGCTGATCACACAGACAACTCTGTGGATGGCAAGCAGCAGGAAGGCGTGGGGACGGAAGACGG CTCGGTTGTGAGGAAGTCTTCTATCGGACCGTCCCCAAGTCTGCTGGCCCTCTCCCGGCTCACCCCACCTGCCTCCCCCACTCCCCCCGAGGCCGCCCCTCCCTGCCTGAGGAGCTGA